The following are encoded in a window of Manihot esculenta cultivar AM560-2 chromosome 8, M.esculenta_v8, whole genome shotgun sequence genomic DNA:
- the LOC110607481 gene encoding uncharacterized protein LOC110607481, giving the protein MCKVFPTTLIGPARVWFNSLEAESIRSFGDLANVSISQFIAGVPAYKKTSYLETVRQRRNESLREYVARFNTEALQILELDEGRVVEAIQKGTISPEFFGSLSSKPPISLAELMKRAEKYIRQDDTLITSRFPKEAADRGKASEERRPERHEKRQNKKPEAYRQPWDQRNQRPFPPRVLKTLTPLNATRAKVHIAVQNKEFLQWPKPMKAEASQRDLDKYCQYHRTHGHDTNNCYQLISEIERLIKRGHLRNFMKKPEGERPQQNPTTERPQRLGTGPVNDGSSGTINMIVGGSGGRMSRRGRKRGRDGEGNNTEVMQVAEHSPTVISFSPEDANGIQMPHDDALVIEAVIHNYRVRKILVDLIYGFSNSLSIEP; this is encoded by the coding sequence atgtgcaaggtattccccacGACGCTCATAGGGCCAGCACGGGTGTGGTTCAATAGCTTGGAAGCCGAAAGTATTAGAAGCTTCGGAGACCTTGCCAATGTATCCATCAGTCAGTTCATAGCAGGAGTGCCGGCATATAAAAAAACTAGTTACCTAGAGACGGTCAGGCAAAGGAGGAATGAATCTTTGAGGGAGTATgtagcccgtttcaatacggaggccctgcagatcctTGAGCTAGATGAGGGTAGGGTGGTGGAAGCCATACAGAAAGGGACCATCTCTCCCGAGTTCTTCGGCTCATTGAGTAGCAAGCCCCCTATCTCGCTGGCAGAactgatgaagagggcagaaaaatacataaggcaggatgatacCTTGATAACGAGCAGATTCCCCAAGGAGGCAGCAGACAGAGGAAAAGCCTCGGAGGAGAGGAGGCCGGAAAGACATGAAAAGAGGCAAAACAAAAAGCCTGAGGCGTATAGACAACCCTGGgatcagaggaaccaaagaCCATTTCCTCCACGAGTTCTTAAGACCCTGACCCCTCTCAATGCCACCCGAGCCAAAGTGCACATAGCAGTCCAAAACAAGGAGTTTCTCCAATGGCCCAAGCCCATGAAGGCTGAAGCAAGCCAAAGAGATCttgacaaatactgtcagtaccaccgcacgcacggccatgacaccaataaTTGTTACCAGCTGATCAGTGAGATTGAAAGGCTGATTAAAAGAGGACACCTACGGAACTTTATGAAAAAACCGGAAGGAGAAAGGCCTCAACAAAATCCTACTACAGAAAGACCTCAGAGGCTGGGAACAGGACCAGTGAATGACGgttccagtggaaccatcaatatgattgtCGGGGGAtctggaggtcggatgagcaggAGAGGAAGAAAAAGGGGCCGAGATGGGGAAGGCAACAATACTGAAGTCATGCAAGTGGCAGAACATTCTCCAACGGTCATCTCTTTCTCCCCAGAAGATGCCAACGGCATTCAGATGCCTCACGATGATGCTCTCGttattgaagccgtcattcacaactacCGAGTCAGGAAGATCCTGGttgact